One Candidatus Nanosynbacter featherlites genomic region harbors:
- the dnaK gene encoding molecular chaperone DnaK, with translation MGKIIGIDLGTTNSAFAYMLAGKPEVIANAEGNRTTPSVVAINKKGERLVGQVAQRQRVTNPKNTIYGVKRLIGRKFTDKEVQKDLDIMPYQIVKKGTGVAVEMGDKEYTPEEVSAMILSKIKADAEAFLGEKVTEAVITVPAYFDDSQRQATKDAGKIAGLEVKRIINEPTAAALAYGLEKGKNDETIVVFDLGGGTFDVSILELGDGVFEVKATNGDTHLGGEDFDNVIVNYFLDDFKSKEGIDLRKDNAAMQRLKDEAEKAKKELSTVTEYEVNIPFITADADGPKHFELSLTRAKLEDLVKDLLDRLDVPVEKALKDAKLSKSDVNEIVMVGGMTRMPAVVERVKKLFGKDPMQGVNPDEVVAVGAAIQGGVLAGDVKDVLLLDVTPLSLGIETMGGVSTKLIERNTTVPTSKSEVFSTAADNQPKVEIHVLQGEREFAKDNKSLGHFELDGIAPAPRGVPQIEVTFNIDANGILNVTAKDKGTGKEQSITIQNSGNMSKEDIEKAQKEAELHADEDKKKRETVDAKNQLENAIYQAKKMPDEFKDKISEDDKKAIDEAVKEAEKHKDADDKDELEAAAKALQDAIMPIGAKMYQQAAEDNKADESTGDKKSDKDEPVEGEVVDEK, from the coding sequence ATGGGTAAAATTATCGGAATTGACCTCGGTACAACTAACAGTGCCTTTGCGTACATGCTGGCAGGCAAGCCAGAAGTTATCGCTAATGCTGAAGGTAACCGTACCACGCCATCAGTGGTGGCAATTAATAAAAAGGGTGAGCGCTTGGTTGGACAAGTGGCTCAGCGTCAGCGTGTAACCAATCCAAAGAACACTATTTACGGTGTCAAGCGTTTGATCGGCCGTAAGTTTACTGACAAGGAAGTCCAAAAAGACCTCGATATCATGCCATACCAGATTGTTAAAAAAGGTACCGGTGTAGCAGTAGAGATGGGCGACAAAGAATACACACCAGAAGAAGTTTCAGCTATGATCCTTAGCAAGATCAAGGCTGATGCTGAGGCATTCTTGGGTGAAAAAGTTACTGAAGCGGTTATCACCGTGCCAGCTTACTTTGATGATTCGCAGCGCCAAGCTACCAAAGATGCTGGTAAAATTGCCGGTCTGGAAGTCAAGCGCATCATCAATGAGCCAACGGCGGCAGCTTTGGCGTACGGCCTGGAAAAAGGTAAAAATGACGAAACCATCGTGGTGTTCGACCTTGGTGGTGGTACGTTTGACGTTTCCATTCTGGAACTCGGCGACGGCGTGTTTGAGGTGAAAGCCACTAATGGTGACACCCACCTCGGTGGTGAGGACTTCGATAACGTCATCGTTAACTACTTCTTGGATGACTTCAAGTCTAAAGAAGGCATCGACCTACGCAAAGACAATGCGGCCATGCAGCGTCTAAAGGACGAAGCCGAAAAGGCCAAAAAGGAGCTGTCGACAGTTACTGAATACGAAGTCAATATTCCGTTCATCACCGCTGATGCTGATGGACCAAAGCACTTTGAACTGAGTCTGACACGGGCCAAGTTGGAAGATTTGGTGAAAGATTTGTTGGATCGCCTTGACGTGCCAGTTGAAAAAGCACTCAAAGACGCTAAATTATCAAAATCTGACGTCAATGAAATCGTTATGGTTGGTGGTATGACCCGTATGCCAGCGGTGGTTGAGCGAGTGAAGAAGCTATTCGGCAAAGATCCAATGCAAGGCGTTAACCCAGACGAAGTGGTGGCAGTTGGTGCAGCCATTCAGGGTGGTGTGCTGGCTGGCGATGTCAAGGATGTGTTGCTGCTGGACGTGACGCCGCTCAGCCTTGGTATCGAGACGATGGGCGGTGTGTCGACCAAGCTGATCGAGCGTAATACCACCGTGCCGACCAGCAAGAGTGAAGTATTCTCGACGGCCGCTGACAATCAGCCAAAAGTAGAAATCCATGTCTTGCAGGGTGAGCGCGAATTTGCTAAAGATAACAAGAGCCTGGGGCATTTTGAGCTCGATGGTATTGCGCCAGCACCACGCGGTGTGCCGCAGATTGAAGTGACCTTCAATATCGACGCCAACGGTATCCTCAATGTTACTGCTAAAGACAAAGGTACCGGCAAGGAGCAATCAATTACCATCCAAAACTCTGGCAACATGAGTAAGGAAGATATCGAAAAAGCCCAGAAGGAAGCCGAACTGCACGCTGATGAGGACAAGAAAAAGCGCGAAACCGTTGACGCTAAAAACCAGCTAGAAAACGCCATCTACCAGGCAAAGAAAATGCCGGATGAGTTCAAAGATAAGATTTCTGAGGACGACAAGAAGGCAATTGACGAAGCGGTTAAGGAAGCGGAAAAGCATAAAGACGCTGATGATAAAGATGAGCTGGAAGCGGCAGCTAAAGCACTGCAGGACGCCATCATGCCAATCGGTGCCAAAATGTACCAGCAAGCTGCTGAGGATAACAAGGCTGATGAATCTACGGGTGATAAAAAATCCGACAAAGACGAGCCAGTCGAAGGCGAGGTGGTCGACGAGAAATAA